One part of the Actinotignum schaalii genome encodes these proteins:
- a CDS encoding PAC2 family protein, which produces MNYFVYPCEGEHEDSWANGERFESVVVHLTDPINDIGSVSELIASQLYTLDLSPVADINVDGLVDYRAQRPRVHYLNGALEDIAIPALGLFHAKDIEGTSFLLLLGTEPDFCWQGLNSELMAVFAQLGVKRLYRAGSVAGALPHTRQPDMLIRTRNADPVAPALEADVWYPASFSDFLEYSLGQMGVATFSVTVRVPMYIAGHHYAAGAASALSMLAKTAGLSLPLGDLEASAAEESEQLAQLTEQNEQLADIVAALEHEYDRAEGHPGLIQAPQHTLTVPSADEIGRAAESFLARVDASMVKRKEHADNEQAQLTERLENMRAAWQHASSGHQSGTEAHTGGEASGGGEAQAGAERDAHGEDGGGEAPQRPRGRHAAD; this is translated from the coding sequence GTGAACTATTTCGTTTACCCCTGCGAGGGGGAACATGAAGATTCCTGGGCGAACGGGGAGCGTTTCGAGAGCGTCGTCGTTCATCTCACCGATCCCATCAATGACATCGGTTCGGTTTCCGAACTTATTGCCTCCCAGCTCTACACCCTGGATCTCAGTCCGGTGGCCGATATTAATGTGGATGGGCTGGTTGATTACCGGGCGCAGCGCCCGCGGGTGCACTACCTCAACGGAGCTCTGGAAGATATTGCTATCCCCGCGCTCGGGCTCTTCCACGCTAAAGATATCGAAGGTACCTCTTTTTTGCTTCTGCTCGGTACCGAACCTGATTTTTGCTGGCAGGGTCTTAATTCGGAGCTCATGGCGGTGTTCGCGCAACTGGGGGTGAAACGGCTCTACCGGGCGGGATCGGTTGCCGGTGCGCTGCCCCATACCCGCCAGCCGGATATGCTCATCCGCACGCGCAATGCCGATCCGGTGGCTCCCGCCCTGGAAGCCGATGTGTGGTACCCGGCTTCTTTCTCTGATTTTTTGGAATACAGCCTCGGGCAAATGGGCGTGGCAACGTTCTCGGTGACGGTGCGGGTGCCCATGTATATCGCGGGGCATCATTACGCGGCCGGGGCGGCTAGCGCGCTGTCCATGCTCGCGAAAACGGCCGGGCTGAGCTTGCCACTGGGAGATCTGGAGGCCAGTGCCGCTGAAGAATCCGAGCAGCTTGCCCAGCTCACCGAGCAGAATGAGCAGCTCGCGGACATCGTGGCGGCCCTGGAACACGAATATGATCGCGCGGAAGGGCACCCCGGGCTTATCCAGGCCCCGCAGCATACCCTCACTGTTCCCAGCGCTGATGAAATTGGGCGGGCCGCGGAAAGTTTCCTCGCCCGAGTGGATGCCTCAATGGTCAAGCGTAAGGAGCACGCGGATAACGAGCAGGCGCAGCTGACCGAGCGCCTGGAAAATATGCGGGCCGCCTGGCAGCACGCTAGCAGCGGGCACCAGTCGGGCACCGAGGCGCATACCGGAGGCGAGGCGAGCGGTGGAGGCGAGGCTCAAGCCGGAGCCGAGCGGGATGCCCACGGTGAGGACGGCGGGGGAGAGGCGCCGCAGCGCCCGCGCGGCCGACACGCCGCGGATTAG
- a CDS encoding spermidine synthase: MSVPTEPVRTDYALAELDRRSDRPSLVTLYLDGVESSALDLDDPTYLEFEYMQQFRCILEAMYPKREPLRVLHLGAAGCAFPRALDAARPGSRQLAAEIDGKLATYVRDWFDLPPSPRLRIRVQDARVTLDTTAARWDVVVRDAFADRDVPSHLRTGDAAARVAQVLQPEGVYLLNSVASTGLTRFANESRALLEHFEHVLAIMDPAVLRGRRFGNIVLAASQREFAFAQIERLVRRLPLPARMVGRADLRRRARGAILESDADIGYVPAGAPAPGAVTDS; this comes from the coding sequence GTGAGTGTGCCTACAGAACCCGTGCGAACTGATTATGCCCTCGCCGAACTGGATCGGCGCTCGGATCGCCCCTCCCTCGTGACGCTCTACCTGGACGGAGTGGAATCTTCCGCCCTGGATCTTGACGATCCCACGTATCTGGAATTCGAGTATATGCAACAGTTTAGGTGCATTCTCGAGGCCATGTACCCCAAGCGTGAGCCACTGCGGGTGCTCCACCTGGGGGCGGCCGGATGTGCGTTCCCGCGCGCCCTGGATGCTGCCCGCCCCGGCTCGCGCCAGCTCGCGGCGGAAATCGACGGGAAACTCGCCACGTACGTGCGTGATTGGTTCGATCTGCCCCCGTCTCCGCGTTTGCGCATCCGGGTTCAGGATGCGCGCGTCACCTTGGATACCACGGCGGCACGGTGGGATGTGGTGGTGCGGGATGCTTTCGCTGACCGCGACGTCCCGTCCCATTTACGTACCGGCGACGCCGCTGCGCGGGTCGCCCAGGTTTTGCAGCCGGAGGGCGTGTATCTCCTCAACTCGGTGGCCTCCACCGGCCTGACCCGCTTCGCGAATGAGTCACGTGCCCTCCTTGAGCATTTCGAGCACGTGCTGGCGATTATGGATCCGGCGGTGCTGCGCGGGCGCCGTTTCGGCAATATTGTGCTGGCTGCCTCCCAACGGGAATTTGCTTTCGCGCAGATCGAGAGGCTGGTGCGCCGTCTCCCGCTCCCGGCGCGCATGGTGGGGCGGGCGGATTTACGCCGCCGAGCCCGCGGCGCCATCCTCGAGAGCGATGCCGATATCGGCTACGTGCCCGCGGGGGCTCCCGCGCCCGGGGCCGTGACCGACAGTTAA
- a CDS encoding DNA polymerase IV has protein sequence MSRAPRSRAARHSWGDDDSGTPILHIDMDAFFVSVELLDHPELRGRPVAVGGQERGVVAAASYEARAFGVNSAMPVGQARRRCPNLIMLTPRLGLYRDVSEKIMAILREVTPLVEQLSVDEAFLDVGGARRLFGSPVQIGQQLRARIRAEVGVPASVGIAATKHVAKIASAHAKPDGLLLIPAAATLEFLHDLPAGALWGVGGRTEERLRLHGIETVGDVAAAGPDQLRRLLGTAAGDHLFQLASGVDSRPVTPSREEKSIGREETFFDPLADRDELHRILLFQAHDAATRLRAKGLVGRTVAIKVRFPDFTTITRSATLPQSTQVAAEIYERARELLDGVEVTAAGLRLLGLRVENLSEQGGYQQLAFDDDPRRGEAESAMDAVRSRFGAGALGPASLLQSPGTGRDGGAERAGTVRGGGAERAGTVRDGGAERAGTVRDGGAERAGTVRDGGAERAGTEHDGAVPGSFAPGGHTGHQSGVS, from the coding sequence ATGTCACGTGCACCGCGATCACGCGCCGCCCGCCATTCCTGGGGCGATGACGATTCGGGCACCCCCATCCTCCATATTGATATGGATGCCTTTTTCGTATCCGTGGAGCTCCTCGATCATCCGGAGCTGCGCGGGCGCCCCGTTGCGGTGGGCGGCCAGGAACGGGGCGTCGTGGCGGCGGCATCCTACGAGGCGCGCGCCTTCGGGGTGAATTCCGCGATGCCGGTGGGCCAGGCGCGGCGGCGCTGCCCGAATCTCATTATGCTTACCCCGCGCCTGGGGCTTTACCGGGATGTTTCAGAAAAGATCATGGCGATTTTGCGGGAGGTCACCCCGCTGGTGGAGCAGCTCTCCGTGGACGAAGCTTTTCTGGACGTCGGGGGAGCGCGCCGGCTGTTCGGCTCACCTGTACAAATCGGCCAGCAGCTGCGTGCCCGTATCCGCGCCGAGGTTGGGGTGCCGGCCTCCGTGGGGATCGCCGCGACCAAACACGTGGCCAAAATTGCCTCCGCGCACGCCAAGCCGGATGGGCTGCTCCTCATTCCCGCCGCGGCTACCCTCGAGTTTTTGCATGACTTACCGGCCGGAGCGCTCTGGGGTGTGGGCGGGCGCACCGAAGAACGGTTGCGTTTGCACGGGATCGAAACGGTGGGCGACGTCGCAGCTGCCGGCCCGGACCAGCTCCGCCGCCTCCTCGGCACCGCTGCCGGAGATCACCTCTTCCAGCTGGCCAGCGGCGTCGACTCGCGCCCCGTCACCCCGAGCCGCGAGGAAAAATCCATCGGACGCGAAGAAACCTTTTTCGACCCCCTGGCTGACCGGGACGAACTCCACCGTATTCTACTTTTCCAGGCGCATGACGCCGCCACTCGGCTGCGTGCAAAAGGCCTGGTGGGGCGCACCGTCGCCATCAAAGTGCGCTTCCCGGATTTCACCACCATCACCCGCTCGGCAACACTGCCCCAATCCACCCAGGTTGCCGCCGAGATCTACGAACGCGCTCGCGAGCTCCTGGACGGGGTGGAGGTCACCGCCGCCGGTTTGCGGCTCCTGGGCTTGCGTGTGGAGAACCTGAGCGAGCAGGGTGGCTACCAGCAGCTCGCTTTTGATGACGATCCGCGCCGCGGGGAAGCTGAGAGCGCCATGGATGCGGTGCGCTCGCGCTTCGGGGCCGGGGCGCTCGGCCCGGCAAGTCTCTTGCAGTCGCCGGGGACGGGGCGCGACGGCGGGGCCGAACGTGCCGGAACGGTGCGCGGCGGCGGGGCTGAACGTGCCGGAACGGTGCGCGACGGCGGGGCCGAACGTGCCGGAACGGTGCGCGACGGCGGGGCTGAACGTGCCGGAACGGTGCGCGACGGCGGGGCTGAACGTGCCGGAACGGAGCATGACGGCGCGGTGCCGGGAAGCTTCGCACCGGGCGGACACACGGGGCACCAGAGCGGTGTATCGTGA
- a CDS encoding DUF3040 domain-containing protein produces the protein MALSDYEKKMLAELEAQLTNEDPSFARNMKPAAPEVEAISRQLSVRNLVLGILGLVAGIAILIGGISAPKMWWLGLLGVIIMFASVWYALAGVHTEKVAVPAGGGGAPMSSGPGSVSSFMRRQQEIWEKRRRGEH, from the coding sequence GTGGCCCTATCGGACTACGAGAAGAAGATGCTCGCGGAGCTGGAAGCACAGCTCACCAACGAGGATCCCAGCTTCGCACGTAATATGAAGCCCGCTGCGCCGGAAGTGGAAGCCATCAGTCGGCAACTGTCCGTGCGCAATCTCGTACTGGGGATTCTCGGGCTGGTCGCGGGCATCGCCATTCTTATCGGCGGGATTTCCGCACCGAAGATGTGGTGGCTCGGTTTGCTCGGCGTCATTATTATGTTCGCCTCGGTGTGGTACGCGCTCGCGGGCGTGCATACGGAGAAAGTGGCGGTGCCTGCCGGCGGTGGCGGGGCGCCAATGTCGTCCGGACCGGGTAGCGTATCGTCCTTTATGCGGCGCCAGCAAGAAATCTGGGAAAAGCGCCGCCGCGGCGAACACTAA
- the mraZ gene encoding division/cell wall cluster transcriptional repressor MraZ yields MFLGTYEPKLDDKGRIILPAKFRDQLQGGLVMTRGQEHCIYVFPLADFVELQQTLAKAPLTSKEARSYTRVLLSGAVDDIPDKQGRITIPAMLRSYANLDRNLAVIGTGNRVEIWDSAAWAAYLEDQESAFADREEEVIPGLF; encoded by the coding sequence ATGTTCCTCGGCACGTATGAGCCCAAATTGGACGACAAAGGTCGAATCATCCTGCCCGCCAAATTTCGTGACCAGCTCCAGGGCGGGCTGGTGATGACGCGCGGTCAGGAACACTGCATCTACGTTTTTCCGCTCGCGGATTTTGTGGAATTGCAGCAAACCCTGGCTAAAGCCCCCTTGACGTCCAAAGAGGCGCGGTCATACACCCGCGTGCTGCTCTCCGGCGCCGTGGATGACATCCCTGATAAGCAGGGGCGAATCACCATCCCGGCCATGCTGCGCAGCTACGCGAACCTGGATCGCAACCTCGCGGTTATCGGCACGGGCAACCGGGTTGAAATCTGGGATAGCGCCGCGTGGGCGGCCTACCTGGAGGATCAAGAATCGGCTTTCGCCGATAGGGAGGAAGAGGTCATTCCCGGCCTCTTCTAG
- the rsmH gene encoding 16S rRNA (cytosine(1402)-N(4))-methyltransferase RsmH, translated as METARTPGAPRAAGNALHAPVLVDTCIELLAPAFQVPAPVLVDCTLGMGGHTEAFLERFENLTVIGIDRDPAAIALAGERLARFGQRFRPVQTTYDDVAAAAGNRPVDGILMDLGVSSLQLDETERGFSYSHDAPLDMRMNAQVGRTAADILASASVRELTRILREYGEEKFAHRIATAIVERRASAPLTRTGELVEIVRSSIPAPARRTGGNPAKRTFQALRIAVNDELGTLERALPAALATLRVGGRIVVEAYQSLEDRLVKRAFAAGATSRAPKGLPVELEEHKPWLELLTRGAIQANEEEITRNSRSASVRLRAAEKIRPGGQL; from the coding sequence ATGGAGACAGCACGCACCCCGGGCGCGCCGCGCGCCGCTGGGAACGCGCTGCACGCCCCGGTGCTCGTGGACACCTGCATCGAACTCCTCGCTCCCGCCTTCCAGGTTCCCGCTCCGGTCCTCGTTGACTGCACTCTCGGGATGGGTGGGCACACCGAAGCTTTCCTCGAACGTTTCGAGAACCTCACCGTCATCGGAATCGACCGCGACCCGGCCGCCATCGCCTTGGCGGGGGAGCGCCTGGCCCGTTTCGGGCAGCGGTTCCGCCCCGTCCAAACCACGTACGACGACGTGGCCGCGGCAGCGGGCAATCGCCCCGTGGATGGCATCCTTATGGATTTGGGAGTGTCCTCCCTGCAATTGGATGAAACCGAGCGCGGGTTCTCCTACTCCCATGACGCTCCGCTCGATATGCGTATGAATGCCCAGGTCGGGCGCACCGCCGCGGATATCCTCGCGAGCGCATCGGTGCGGGAACTCACCCGGATTCTGCGCGAGTACGGGGAGGAAAAATTCGCCCACCGTATCGCCACCGCCATTGTGGAACGGCGCGCCAGTGCCCCGCTCACCCGTACCGGCGAACTGGTGGAGATCGTGCGCTCCTCGATTCCCGCCCCGGCACGGCGCACCGGTGGGAATCCCGCCAAGCGCACCTTCCAAGCGCTACGCATCGCGGTCAATGATGAACTTGGAACGCTCGAACGGGCCCTGCCGGCAGCTCTCGCTACGTTGCGAGTGGGTGGGCGCATCGTCGTCGAAGCGTACCAGTCCCTCGAGGACCGCTTGGTGAAACGGGCCTTCGCTGCCGGTGCTACCTCCCGGGCTCCCAAGGGTTTGCCCGTTGAGCTTGAAGAACATAAACCCTGGCTGGAACTCCTCACCCGAGGAGCTATCCAAGCCAATGAAGAAGAAATCACCCGCAATTCTCGCTCCGCGTCCGTTCGCTTACGCGCGGCCGAGAAAATTCGCCCCGGAGGTCAGCTATGA
- a CDS encoding peptidoglycan D,D-transpeptidase FtsI family protein produces the protein MKELARRWKAAQPHVRRVRTMAIIFFFALGILGVRLIDLQFIRADALAASADAFRTRTYTLQAKRGDIVDANGAVLATSVERYNVGVNQNLIGSYRHYQTDANGDYVLDANDQLIVEGTGAAEAAKVLAPLLGVDRAELGGTLLGGEKKSTFVYIARDISPEKWREINALGIPGIEPEQFMKREYPNGSVAGNVLGYVGETADNPVPTGQAGIERTLNDALSGTDGRLTVQTAGGGAVVPNGKTERVDPVNGASVKLTIDRDLQNALMESLDASVDANAADWGAAVVIEVGTGRVLALADSHAPDPSRLQEANPDSWGSRAVQAPVEPGSSGKLPTFTAAIDTGTVTPLTQFTVPDTITMPNGESISDNDPHPTQGMTVAGILAQSYNTGLVQIGDTVDDNVRYDYMRSYGLGSPTGIELPAESSGILRPPEQWGQRDRYTTMFGQGWAATTVQLAQIGATIANGGVYIPLHVVDSTTDASGRTTPTVPGESHRVMSEESSRTMMNMMQAVTNNQSTGWRGKVPGYNVAGKTGTAQVPDANGNLTRRVGTFIAAIPAEDPQIAVAIAVYGGAGAGYGGDTAVPVFANFAPFAMRHLGVPPSTVPLFKYPWFSSEVGN, from the coding sequence ATGAAGGAACTAGCCCGCCGCTGGAAGGCCGCGCAGCCGCACGTACGGCGCGTGCGCACCATGGCGATTATCTTCTTCTTCGCGCTGGGGATCCTCGGGGTACGGCTCATCGACCTGCAATTTATTCGCGCCGATGCCCTGGCTGCCTCGGCGGATGCTTTCCGCACCCGTACCTACACCCTGCAGGCCAAACGGGGCGATATCGTGGACGCTAACGGGGCGGTTCTCGCCACCTCCGTGGAACGCTATAACGTGGGCGTCAATCAGAATCTCATCGGCTCCTATCGGCACTACCAAACCGATGCCAACGGGGACTACGTTCTGGATGCCAATGACCAGCTCATCGTGGAAGGAACCGGGGCAGCAGAAGCCGCAAAAGTACTCGCGCCCCTGCTCGGCGTGGATCGGGCGGAACTGGGAGGCACCCTCCTGGGCGGTGAGAAGAAATCCACTTTCGTGTATATTGCCCGGGATATTTCGCCAGAGAAGTGGCGGGAAATCAATGCGCTGGGAATTCCGGGAATCGAACCCGAACAGTTCATGAAACGCGAGTACCCCAATGGTTCGGTGGCCGGAAATGTGCTCGGCTACGTGGGGGAAACCGCGGACAACCCGGTGCCCACCGGCCAGGCCGGGATTGAGCGCACCCTCAATGATGCGCTTTCTGGCACGGATGGGCGCCTGACGGTGCAAACCGCCGGAGGCGGCGCCGTCGTACCGAACGGGAAAACCGAACGGGTGGATCCGGTCAACGGTGCGAGCGTGAAACTCACCATCGACCGCGATCTGCAAAACGCCCTCATGGAGTCCCTCGACGCTTCGGTGGACGCCAATGCCGCGGATTGGGGTGCCGCCGTTGTTATCGAAGTGGGGACGGGGCGGGTGCTTGCCCTGGCTGATTCCCATGCCCCTGATCCTTCGCGCCTCCAGGAAGCGAATCCGGATTCCTGGGGTTCGCGCGCCGTGCAGGCGCCGGTCGAGCCGGGTTCTTCCGGTAAGCTCCCCACCTTCACGGCGGCCATCGATACCGGCACCGTCACCCCGCTCACTCAGTTCACGGTGCCGGACACTATCACCATGCCCAATGGCGAAAGCATTTCCGATAACGACCCGCATCCCACCCAGGGGATGACGGTGGCGGGGATTCTCGCCCAGTCCTATAACACCGGGCTCGTCCAGATCGGTGACACCGTGGACGATAACGTGCGCTATGACTATATGCGCAGCTACGGGCTGGGAAGCCCCACCGGGATCGAATTACCGGCCGAATCGAGCGGAATTTTACGCCCGCCCGAGCAATGGGGCCAGCGTGACCGCTACACCACCATGTTCGGGCAGGGCTGGGCGGCCACCACCGTGCAACTCGCTCAGATCGGGGCCACCATTGCCAACGGGGGAGTCTATATCCCGCTCCATGTTGTGGACTCGACCACCGACGCCAGTGGACGCACCACTCCCACCGTTCCCGGGGAAAGCCACCGTGTCATGAGCGAGGAATCCTCGCGCACCATGATGAATATGATGCAGGCGGTTACCAATAACCAATCCACCGGATGGCGCGGTAAAGTCCCCGGCTACAACGTGGCCGGTAAAACCGGTACCGCCCAGGTTCCGGACGCTAACGGAAACCTCACCCGCCGCGTAGGTACCTTTATTGCGGCCATCCCGGCTGAAGACCCGCAGATCGCGGTGGCGATAGCGGTCTACGGCGGGGCCGGGGCCGGGTACGGTGGGGATACGGCGGTGCCCGTTTTCGCGAACTTCGCGCCCTTCGCGATGCGGCACCTGGGCGTCCCGCCCAGCACCGTTCCCCTCTTCAAATATCCGTGGTTCTCATCGGAGGTAGGCAACTAG
- a CDS encoding UDP-N-acetylmuramoyl-L-alanyl-D-glutamate--2,6-diaminopimelate ligase, whose product MSDEFPLPQVRPVALSELPELLKVDGAGCEAPQTTVTSVTADSRAVQEGALFAALPGAHAHGARFAPQAAQRGARAILTDAAGAALIAQAGVELPLLVVEDPAAHLGAIAARIYGEPAEHLRSFAVTGTNGKTTTTYLLDGLLNALDRTTGLVGTVETKIADLCAPAHLTTPMPADLQALLALLVERGGTDVSMEVSSHALAQHRTSPVVFSVAGFTNLTRDHLDYHRTMENYYQAKRSLFTPERSRRAVITVDDEWGRRLAGETEVPTVALAVFSQLEGRSGYQVRDIERGPVTSFTLAHSDGWEMTVRTGLPGDFNIANTALAVAMVLESGADRAAVGAVVGAGLTPQVPGRMEVVGAAPRVVVDFAHNTAALRLAITALRPTTSGQLIVVTGSAGERDVDKRPEMGRAVAELADVVYITDDDPHEEDPAPIRAALLDGARSAHSPARIVEIADRATAMRTAIRDAAPEDTVLLAGRGHETYQPVAGGRNIPLDDREVARAALAERAGSVGQGDFSDRTNRVALDKNTQEEKDTQ is encoded by the coding sequence GTGAGTGACGAATTCCCTCTTCCGCAGGTGCGTCCGGTGGCGCTGAGTGAGCTTCCCGAGCTTCTCAAGGTGGATGGTGCCGGTTGCGAGGCCCCGCAGACCACCGTTACTTCCGTGACCGCCGATTCGCGCGCGGTGCAGGAGGGGGCGCTTTTCGCCGCGCTGCCCGGCGCCCACGCCCACGGGGCGCGCTTTGCCCCCCAGGCGGCGCAACGGGGCGCACGTGCCATCCTCACCGATGCCGCCGGGGCCGCTCTCATCGCGCAGGCCGGGGTGGAGCTTCCGCTCCTCGTGGTGGAGGATCCGGCCGCGCACCTGGGCGCCATTGCGGCCCGCATTTACGGGGAACCGGCCGAACACCTGCGGAGTTTCGCGGTGACCGGCACCAACGGAAAAACGACGACGACGTACCTCCTGGACGGCCTGCTTAACGCGCTGGATCGCACCACCGGGCTGGTGGGAACCGTGGAAACAAAAATTGCGGACCTGTGCGCCCCGGCGCATCTGACCACGCCCATGCCCGCGGATCTGCAAGCATTGCTCGCCCTCCTGGTGGAACGGGGCGGGACGGATGTATCCATGGAAGTCTCCTCCCACGCGCTGGCCCAGCACCGTACCAGCCCCGTGGTCTTCAGCGTGGCCGGATTTACTAATCTCACCCGGGATCACCTCGATTACCACCGCACCATGGAAAACTACTACCAGGCCAAACGTAGCCTCTTCACCCCGGAGCGCTCACGGCGGGCGGTTATCACCGTTGATGATGAGTGGGGCAGGCGCCTGGCGGGTGAAACCGAGGTGCCCACCGTGGCCCTCGCCGTGTTCTCTCAGCTTGAGGGGAGGAGCGGGTATCAGGTGCGCGATATCGAGCGCGGCCCCGTCACCTCCTTCACCCTGGCCCATAGCGACGGCTGGGAGATGACGGTGCGCACCGGCCTGCCCGGGGATTTCAATATCGCCAATACGGCGCTCGCCGTGGCCATGGTGCTGGAAAGCGGTGCGGACCGCGCCGCCGTTGGCGCCGTGGTGGGCGCCGGGCTCACACCGCAAGTCCCCGGCCGCATGGAAGTGGTGGGGGCCGCGCCGCGCGTCGTCGTCGATTTTGCGCATAATACCGCGGCGCTGCGCCTAGCGATCACTGCCCTGCGCCCCACCACCAGCGGTCAGCTCATCGTGGTGACCGGAAGTGCGGGGGAACGTGATGTGGACAAGCGCCCCGAGATGGGGCGGGCGGTGGCCGAACTGGCCGATGTCGTCTACATCACGGACGACGATCCGCACGAAGAAGATCCCGCACCGATCCGCGCCGCCCTCCTGGACGGGGCGCGTAGCGCACACAGCCCCGCCCGCATCGTGGAGATCGCTGATCGCGCCACCGCCATGCGCACCGCCATCCGAGATGCTGCACCGGAGGATACCGTGCTGTTGGCTGGGCGCGGGCACGAAACTTATCAACCGGTGGCCGGGGGGCGTAACATTCCGCTGGACGACCGCGAGGTAGCGCGGGCGGCGCTCGCTGAGCGCGCTGGCTCCGTTGGCCAGGGCGATTTTTCCGACCGCACTAACCGGGTTGCCCTCGATAAAAACACGCAAGAAGAGAAAGACACGCAATGA
- a CDS encoding UDP-N-acetylmuramoyl-tripeptide--D-alanyl-D-alanine ligase, with protein sequence MISMSSAEVIAAVGGTALAPLCDTEVTAAVIDTRAITPGALFAAVKGARVDANTLSGQARAAGASLILTEDGQAARAGGAEAERIIVVDDIPAALGRLARHNLELARQVNPDLRVIAVTGSVGKTTTKDLLAAICRERGDVVAPPGSLNNEIGLPLTVLRVGASTATLVAEMGADHIGNLAYLTSIAPPDIAVVLVVARAHLGEFGGIENVARAKAELVEGLREDGIAILNADDPRVAAMAGQVASGRVRTFGRVHPADVTATDITLGSDGRASFTLHMNDGAAAVNLGLVGEHQVMNALAAATAAAAAGVSLPAIVAGLSSGPASAHRMDVFRRGSTLIIDDSYNANPDSMRAGIAALGQLGSGRKAAILGDMLELGDASREEHLALLPALEAAGVSLLIAVGPQMAALAEAARDAGITARAVGAWEEAEAELSDMLNEDGALLIKGSHGSGVWHIATRLKGE encoded by the coding sequence ATGATTTCCATGTCCTCCGCGGAGGTTATCGCCGCCGTCGGCGGGACCGCGCTCGCACCGTTGTGCGATACCGAGGTCACCGCGGCGGTTATCGATACCCGCGCCATCACGCCCGGTGCGCTTTTTGCCGCCGTGAAAGGCGCGCGCGTGGACGCGAATACCTTGAGCGGCCAGGCGCGCGCGGCAGGGGCCAGCCTCATTCTCACCGAAGATGGCCAGGCCGCCCGCGCCGGCGGTGCCGAAGCTGAGCGGATTATCGTGGTCGATGATATTCCCGCGGCGCTCGGGCGCCTAGCCCGGCACAATCTTGAGTTGGCCCGCCAAGTCAATCCCGACTTGCGGGTTATTGCGGTGACCGGGAGCGTCGGGAAAACCACTACTAAGGATCTTCTCGCCGCTATATGCCGGGAACGGGGGGATGTGGTTGCCCCACCCGGATCGCTCAATAACGAAATCGGCTTACCGCTCACGGTGCTCCGTGTGGGCGCGAGCACCGCCACCCTGGTGGCGGAAATGGGCGCCGACCATATCGGCAACCTCGCCTACCTCACCTCTATCGCACCCCCGGATATCGCCGTGGTGCTGGTGGTTGCCCGCGCGCACCTGGGCGAATTTGGTGGCATCGAGAACGTGGCACGAGCCAAGGCAGAACTCGTGGAAGGCCTGCGCGAGGACGGCATCGCTATTCTCAATGCCGATGATCCGCGGGTGGCGGCCATGGCCGGGCAGGTCGCGAGCGGCCGGGTACGCACCTTCGGGCGCGTGCACCCGGCAGACGTGACGGCAACCGACATCACCCTCGGCAGCGACGGTCGGGCCAGTTTCACGCTCCATATGAACGACGGCGCAGCTGCTGTCAACCTCGGACTCGTGGGAGAACACCAGGTCATGAACGCGCTCGCGGCGGCCACCGCCGCGGCCGCCGCAGGGGTCAGCCTACCCGCCATCGTGGCGGGGCTATCCAGCGGACCCGCCAGTGCCCACCGTATGGATGTATTCCGCCGCGGCTCCACCCTCATCATCGACGACTCCTACAATGCCAACCCGGACTCCATGCGCGCCGGCATCGCCGCGCTCGGACAGCTCGGGAGCGGGCGCAAAGCCGCGATTCTCGGCGATATGCTCGAACTCGGCGATGCTTCACGCGAAGAACACCTCGCCCTCCTTCCGGCCCTGGAAGCCGCCGGGGTGAGCCTCCTCATCGCGGTAGGTCCCCAGATGGCAGCACTCGCGGAAGCAGCCCGTGACGCCGGTATCACCGCCCGCGCCGTCGGCGCGTGGGAAGAAGCCGAGGCGGAGCTCTCCGATATGCTCAATGAGGATGGGGCACTCCTCATCAAAGGTTCGCACGGTTCGGGCGTGTGGCATATCGCCACCCGTCTCAAGGGGGAATAG